From a region of the Candidatus Coatesbacteria bacterium genome:
- a CDS encoding tetratricopeptide repeat protein has translation MKRLVTALLLIPLALAVAAQEDIETLEELQGADTDGEGDAQDRIEYLAGADVDKVDLIRRYQREGDRAQLEAMAQRDFIAAMDKYNLGEYYYDKYTRALKRDETSQAEGYLSDAKRRYGEAVEEIEFIDNYYPDFSKLDTVLFIWGDSLFKLEDYGEAVDVLERLLEDFPGFNKRFDAYYRLGECHYARGDYDEAGNYYGRIVDDYPNQTDRVYRESLQRMVWIVRHRAFEEFDDKEYRAALGQFLALLEKPYDRYTEAPEAVFYAGECYFHLGEREAARERYDVIRNKYPDYSQLGAALSRLEELSQLYFEEAMEFYLDKNYIIAAEKLQFIVERYPTSSSLPEILYRWGDSLYEEEDFQGAQRAFIRCKKDHPQSLWALYSLNILEHMSYRSDFFSEAEKYYTELSVRQGFTSRERYQQLESEQGSRFSEVMDYDELNDSSRYVVGMSYYRMLKYDMAVQVVSEISPTGEYAIYAAYLAGLCQVKQNLLLDAVDSFQRMADAPTTEASERLKGRAHIILAYLYQRLERFDEAWSEYELIDYNDIENWDDAQVGKAYLLVRNGNDDDLEEVIAMMKGLLRRMPETEMAPDAYILIGYCQLRLGEYADAAETFESVVDGYTIDRELMMAHPRYQELVENVNAEFEYINSLIIHEIQSIRDSGGDVLFRDELDQAARDAEDLKNAVVELQNLISGRDIIGRDITEDAEFFRAYTSFAHMQDMKEQRGEAADTFSEQTELLADREQELRELAEQREIAEAREAGLTEYELLVEERRGQIEDLNTAHIRMFEPAVDPGADGASGLGEGELENGVIDGETGEEGTDGEGDTAEDTDGDSADAEDAAEAQDTGEDSDGEAEAADGDAETEAGEENVNEDESATDSADTGDSEAADEEAGAGETTDEVDSADEAAPDEPEAPDDADDEPSDPANGEEETPDE, from the coding sequence ATGAAACGATTGGTTACAGCCCTGCTGCTCATCCCCCTGGCCCTGGCCGTCGCGGCCCAGGAGGACATCGAGACCCTCGAGGAGCTGCAAGGCGCCGACACGGACGGCGAGGGCGACGCCCAAGATAGGATCGAATACCTGGCCGGCGCCGACGTCGACAAGGTCGACCTGATCCGCCGCTACCAACGCGAGGGCGACCGCGCCCAGCTCGAGGCCATGGCCCAGCGCGACTTCATCGCCGCCATGGACAAGTACAACCTGGGCGAGTACTATTACGACAAGTACACCCGGGCCCTCAAGCGCGACGAAACCTCCCAGGCCGAAGGCTACCTCTCCGACGCCAAACGACGCTACGGCGAGGCCGTCGAGGAAATCGAGTTCATCGACAACTACTATCCGGACTTCTCCAAGCTGGACACGGTGCTGTTCATCTGGGGCGATTCCCTGTTCAAGCTGGAGGATTACGGCGAGGCCGTCGACGTCCTCGAACGCCTGCTGGAAGACTTTCCCGGCTTCAACAAGCGCTTCGACGCCTACTACAGGCTGGGCGAGTGTCACTACGCCCGCGGCGACTACGACGAGGCCGGCAACTACTACGGCCGGATCGTCGACGACTACCCCAACCAGACCGACCGCGTCTACCGCGAATCCCTGCAGCGGATGGTTTGGATCGTCCGACACCGGGCCTTCGAGGAATTCGACGACAAGGAGTACCGCGCCGCCCTCGGCCAGTTCCTGGCCCTGCTGGAGAAACCCTACGATCGTTACACCGAAGCGCCCGAGGCAGTCTTCTACGCCGGGGAGTGCTACTTCCACCTCGGCGAGCGCGAAGCCGCCCGCGAGCGCTACGACGTCATCCGCAACAAGTACCCGGATTACAGCCAGCTCGGCGCCGCCCTCTCCCGCCTCGAGGAGCTGTCCCAGCTCTACTTCGAGGAGGCGATGGAGTTCTACCTGGACAAGAATTACATCATCGCCGCCGAGAAGCTCCAATTCATCGTCGAGCGCTACCCGACCTCGTCTTCCCTGCCCGAGATCCTCTACCGCTGGGGCGACAGCCTCTACGAGGAGGAGGACTTCCAGGGCGCCCAGCGGGCCTTCATCCGCTGCAAAAAGGACCACCCCCAGAGTCTGTGGGCCCTGTACTCGCTGAACATTCTCGAGCACATGAGCTACCGCTCGGACTTCTTCAGCGAGGCCGAGAAGTACTACACCGAGCTGTCGGTCCGTCAGGGCTTCACCAGCCGCGAGCGCTACCAGCAGCTCGAAAGCGAGCAGGGCAGCCGCTTCTCCGAGGTGATGGACTACGACGAACTCAACGACTCCAGCCGCTACGTCGTCGGCATGAGCTACTACCGGATGCTCAAGTACGACATGGCGGTCCAGGTCGTCTCCGAGATCAGCCCCACCGGCGAGTACGCCATCTACGCCGCCTACCTGGCCGGTCTGTGCCAGGTCAAGCAGAACCTGCTCCTCGACGCCGTCGATTCCTTCCAGCGCATGGCCGACGCCCCGACCACCGAGGCCTCCGAGCGCCTCAAGGGCCGGGCCCACATCATCCTGGCCTACCTCTACCAGCGCCTGGAACGCTTCGACGAGGCCTGGAGCGAATACGAACTCATCGACTACAACGATATCGAGAACTGGGACGACGCCCAGGTGGGCAAGGCCTACCTGCTGGTGCGCAACGGCAACGACGACGACCTCGAAGAGGTCATCGCGATGATGAAGGGGCTGCTGCGGCGGATGCCGGAGACGGAGATGGCCCCGGACGCCTACATCCTGATCGGTTACTGCCAGTTGCGCCTGGGCGAGTATGCGGACGCCGCGGAGACCTTCGAGTCCGTCGTCGACGGCTACACCATCGACCGCGAGCTGATGATGGCCCACCCGCGCTACCAGGAGCTCGTCGAGAATGTCAACGCCGAGTTCGAGTACATCAACTCGTTGATCATCCACGAGATCCAGTCAATCCGCGACTCCGGCGGCGACGTCCTGTTCCGCGATGAGCTGGACCAGGCCGCCCGGGACGCCGAGGACCTCAAGAACGCCGTCGTCGAGCTGCAGAACCTGATCTCCGGTCGCGACATCATCGGCCGCGACATCACCGAAGACGCCGAGTTCTTCCGCGCCTACACCTCCTTCGCTCACATGCAGGACATGAAGGAGCAGCGCGGTGAGGCCGCCGACACCTTTAGCGAGCAGACCGAACTACTGGCTGATCGCGAGCAGGAGCTGCGCGAGCTGGCCGAGCAGCGCGAGATCGCCGAAGCGCGCGAGGCCGGCCTGACCGAGTACGAGTTGCTCGTCGAGGAGCGCCGCGGGCAGATCGAAGACCTCAACACCGCCCACATCCGTATGTTCGAGCCCGCCGTGGATCCGGGCGCCGACGGCGCCAGCGGCCTGGGAGAGGGTGAACTGGAGAACGGCGTCATCGACGGCGAGACGGGTGAGGAAGGCACCGACGGCGAAGGAGACACCGCGGAAGACACCGATGGGGATTCCGCAGATGCAGAAGATGCTGCAGAAGCTCAAGATACCGGCGAAGACTCCGACGGTGAAGCCGAGGCCGCCGACGGCGATGCCGAGACGGAGGCCGGCGAGGAGAACGTCAACGAAGATGAAAGCGCCACCGACTCCGCCGACACCGGCGACTCCGAGGCCGCCGACGAAGAAGCCGGCGCCGGCGAAACCACCGACGAAGTAGACAGCGCCGATGAAGCCGCCCCGGACGAGCCGGAGGCGCCGGATGACGCCGACGACGAACCCTCCGATCCCGCCAACGGTGAGGAGGAGACCCCGGATGAGTGA
- a CDS encoding tetratricopeptide repeat protein codes for MVPSEALMNVTKPTLRALGLTALGLMVLTLGGCFEGEADDIAIEDAEGLSEIEKETLESLAAQREELAESYQETREELNPQIYDKRWEAIENLEQIVADYEEQQRLEDAVEGDSTHPYIEEVYYDLGELYFQMNEDMTRDEEYRQEVVDHYKTQTAADGENGGLSNVDSVYVHLLTKSYKYYQTLVGYYNEVEFKNSRLPEGAEQYPTKYYDQAIYNMGAVQTELAGVDYQNIESHNEAAFRSYLELVDKFPDSKFEPECALRIGQYYYNLGGEENKYKSIEYLNRIVPEDEEQYPQIYTRAVYRKAWNYYLLKDFPRSLDHLVELLDLCETMLAEDPENTTQVEKYQIEAYDLIATSLMPAMIREGDEERQLFNYDTVEGSVWFTGPEALGNYLEGNDLLGRNYTPEIIKKSIQLYTENSWFPQTIALREYYCDVYANSPDAVKVYAAIIDDYERWYNSIGGSGETDAEKAWVEQEQERIKDLQNEARSRLVERYREGSVWYEANKDNPEAMANARAVLAQNLYNVGAYLFGKATREGTPEAQRQQYWTQIIETFERYLENYPLEEHAYEATFFLAVAYEQGPEERIKAGDNFIRTAFLYEKTDFNQDSLWNAAGNYLVPARERMELDTADKVAENMDELTNEQKRQKIPAASPHEALPEIVKKYIFAAREFGQRYPNGVTKGEVFFDPAELLNWEARFMMAYDCYDGGREAYQSILDLPDVPNYSEEEGSITRSKVAAKIAESWYAQHYFRKSAEWFRKAAQYAESGSTLEQTCLSNAANAELISQEINEPVYEEVEGTEIPPEQRAEFEKSAEGYLQVARDNFATNPDVSFTAFGRAVSIYYDVLKDYPKAAEACAETVENFPNHEDIDAVIYTEALCYYNMEEWDKAARTFEEVLSNEVTDTPKEPFALYRAGLCYENMEDWENSARVFTQYAETYEDTAEPNELVDSYYRAATAMLELGQIEAGKELLLKTVNKFEEYNEKPDVTIDPNIPSKAYFRFGQIIFDEDYKDLRLQGTMRDLELMSQQKENPLLQDFARKNALRDELAEIFARATRSTDPEVSMGAAYMRGQVYENYYLTAAQMSFDMEEINALAETDPYMFEAYLAAVDTIMMQIQQQAEQTGRSQAVDTYEKIIAQAEKTGVVNEWVEKSKERLVDLVPSKYMAYQPIGTKVGINDMGASIWELDDVEIYSQTLELTEDEPLDTGGDTADETGETGETGETGDDTGGDAAGETGETGETGETGDDTGGDAAGETGETGETGDDTGGDTTDETGETGETDEDTGGDTADETGETDETDEGGEEPPVDGEDGES; via the coding sequence ATGGTTCCAAGCGAGGCTCTGATGAATGTCACCAAACCTACGCTGAGAGCCCTGGGCTTGACAGCCCTGGGTTTAATGGTTTTGACCCTCGGCGGTTGCTTCGAGGGCGAGGCCGACGATATCGCCATCGAAGACGCCGAGGGCCTGAGCGAAATCGAGAAGGAAACCCTCGAATCCCTGGCCGCTCAGCGCGAGGAACTGGCCGAGAGCTACCAGGAGACCCGGGAGGAACTCAACCCCCAGATCTACGACAAGCGCTGGGAGGCCATCGAGAACCTGGAGCAGATCGTCGCCGACTACGAGGAGCAACAGCGGCTGGAGGACGCTGTCGAAGGCGACAGCACCCACCCCTACATCGAGGAAGTCTACTACGATCTCGGCGAGCTGTATTTCCAGATGAACGAGGACATGACCCGGGACGAGGAGTACCGCCAGGAGGTCGTCGACCACTATAAGACCCAGACCGCCGCCGACGGCGAGAACGGCGGCCTGAGCAACGTGGACAGCGTCTACGTCCACCTGCTGACCAAATCCTACAAGTATTACCAGACCCTGGTCGGCTACTACAATGAGGTCGAGTTCAAGAACTCCCGTCTGCCCGAGGGCGCCGAGCAGTATCCCACCAAGTACTACGATCAGGCGATCTACAACATGGGCGCCGTGCAGACCGAACTGGCCGGCGTCGACTACCAGAACATCGAGAGCCACAACGAGGCCGCCTTCCGCAGCTATCTCGAGCTGGTGGATAAGTTCCCCGACTCCAAGTTCGAACCGGAGTGCGCCCTGCGTATCGGCCAGTACTACTACAACCTCGGCGGCGAGGAAAACAAGTATAAATCCATCGAGTACCTCAATCGGATCGTCCCGGAGGATGAGGAGCAGTATCCGCAGATCTACACCCGGGCCGTGTACCGCAAGGCTTGGAACTACTACCTGCTCAAGGACTTCCCCCGCTCCCTCGACCACCTGGTCGAGCTGCTCGACCTCTGCGAGACCATGCTGGCCGAGGATCCGGAAAACACGACCCAGGTGGAGAAGTACCAAATCGAGGCCTATGATCTGATCGCCACCAGCCTGATGCCGGCGATGATCCGCGAGGGCGACGAGGAGCGCCAGCTCTTCAATTACGACACCGTCGAGGGCTCCGTCTGGTTCACCGGACCCGAGGCCCTGGGTAACTATCTCGAGGGCAACGACCTCCTCGGACGCAACTACACCCCGGAAATCATCAAGAAATCGATCCAGCTCTACACCGAGAACAGCTGGTTTCCCCAGACCATCGCCCTGCGCGAATATTACTGCGACGTTTACGCCAACTCCCCCGACGCCGTCAAGGTCTACGCGGCGATCATCGACGACTACGAGCGCTGGTACAACTCCATCGGCGGCTCCGGTGAAACCGACGCCGAGAAGGCCTGGGTCGAGCAGGAGCAGGAGCGGATCAAGGACCTGCAGAACGAGGCCCGCTCCCGTCTGGTTGAGCGCTATCGCGAGGGCTCGGTCTGGTACGAGGCCAATAAAGACAACCCAGAGGCCATGGCCAACGCCCGCGCCGTGCTGGCCCAGAACCTCTACAACGTCGGCGCCTACCTGTTCGGCAAGGCCACCCGGGAGGGCACGCCCGAGGCCCAGCGCCAGCAGTACTGGACCCAGATCATCGAAACCTTCGAACGCTACCTGGAGAACTACCCCCTCGAGGAGCACGCATACGAGGCCACCTTCTTCCTCGCCGTGGCCTACGAGCAGGGACCCGAGGAACGGATCAAGGCCGGGGACAACTTCATCCGCACCGCCTTCCTCTACGAGAAGACCGATTTCAACCAGGACAGCCTCTGGAACGCCGCCGGCAACTACCTCGTCCCGGCGCGGGAGCGCATGGAGCTCGATACGGCTGACAAGGTCGCCGAGAACATGGACGAGCTCACCAACGAGCAGAAGCGCCAGAAGATCCCCGCCGCCAGCCCCCACGAGGCCCTGCCCGAGATCGTCAAGAAATACATCTTCGCCGCCCGGGAGTTCGGCCAGCGCTACCCCAACGGGGTGACCAAGGGCGAGGTCTTCTTCGATCCCGCCGAGCTGCTCAACTGGGAGGCCCGCTTCATGATGGCCTACGACTGCTACGACGGCGGTCGCGAGGCCTACCAGAGCATCCTCGACCTGCCCGACGTGCCCAACTACTCCGAGGAAGAGGGTTCCATCACCCGCTCCAAGGTGGCCGCCAAGATCGCCGAGAGCTGGTACGCCCAGCACTATTTCCGCAAGTCCGCCGAATGGTTCCGCAAGGCGGCTCAGTACGCCGAGTCCGGCTCCACGCTCGAGCAGACGTGCCTCTCCAACGCCGCCAACGCCGAGCTGATCAGCCAGGAGATCAACGAGCCCGTCTACGAAGAGGTCGAGGGCACGGAGATCCCGCCGGAACAGCGCGCCGAGTTCGAGAAGTCCGCCGAGGGCTACCTCCAGGTGGCCCGGGACAACTTCGCCACCAACCCCGACGTCTCTTTCACCGCCTTCGGCCGCGCCGTCAGCATCTACTACGACGTGCTCAAGGATTACCCTAAGGCCGCCGAGGCCTGCGCCGAGACCGTCGAAAACTTCCCCAATCACGAGGATATCGACGCCGTCATCTATACCGAGGCGTTGTGCTACTACAACATGGAGGAATGGGACAAGGCGGCCCGCACCTTCGAAGAGGTGCTCTCCAACGAGGTCACCGACACCCCCAAGGAGCCTTTCGCCCTCTACCGGGCCGGCCTGTGCTACGAGAACATGGAGGACTGGGAGAACTCGGCCCGCGTCTTCACCCAGTACGCCGAGACCTACGAGGACACCGCCGAACCCAACGAGCTGGTCGACTCCTATTACCGCGCCGCCACGGCGATGCTCGAGCTGGGCCAGATCGAAGCCGGCAAGGAGCTGCTGCTCAAGACGGTCAACAAGTTCGAAGAGTACAACGAGAAGCCCGACGTCACCATCGACCCCAACATCCCCTCCAAGGCCTACTTCAGGTTCGGCCAAATCATCTTCGACGAGGATTACAAGGACCTGCGTCTCCAGGGCACCATGCGCGACCTGGAGTTGATGTCCCAACAGAAGGAAAACCCCCTGTTGCAGGACTTCGCCCGGAAGAACGCCTTGCGCGATGAGTTGGCCGAGATCTTTGCCCGGGCCACCCGCTCGACGGACCCCGAGGTCAGCATGGGCGCCGCCTACATGCGCGGTCAGGTCTACGAGAACTATTACCTCACCGCGGCCCAGATGTCCTTCGACATGGAGGAGATCAACGCCCTGGCCGAAACCGATCCCTACATGTTCGAAGCCTACCTGGCCGCCGTGGACACCATCATGATGCAGATTCAGCAGCAGGCCGAACAGACCGGCCGCTCCCAGGCCGTCGACACCTACGAGAAAATCATCGCCCAGGCCGAGAAAACCGGCGTCGTCAACGAATGGGTCGAGAAGTCCAAGGAGCGCCTGGTCGACCTGGTGCCCAGCAAGTACATGGCCTACCAGCCGATCGGGACCAAGGTGGGTATCAACGACATGGGCGCCAGCATCTGGGAACTCGACGATGTCGAGATCTACTCCCAGACCCTGGAACTGACCGAAGACGAGCCGCTAGACACCGGCGGTGACACCGCTGACGAGACCGGCGAAACCGGCGAGACCGGCGAAACCGGTGATGACACCGGCGGTGACGCCGCTGGCGAGACCGGCGAGACCGGCGAGACCGGCGAAACCGGTGATGACACCGGCGGTGACGCCGCTGGCGAGACCGGCGAGACCGGCGAAACCGGTGATGACACCGGCGGTGACACCACTGACGAGACCGGCGAGACCGGCGAAACCGACGAAGACACCGGCGGTGACACCGCTGACGAGACCGGCGAAACCGACGAAACCGACGAAGGCGGGGAAGAGCCACCCGTCGACGGCGAGGACGGTGAAAGTTAA
- a CDS encoding M28 family peptidase codes for MKNRALPNQVLIIVALVLSTAPAGAGYLLSADPAAVEATGDASWLGSYAGRELYRTSDPVGTLGELPVDLTEVYLAVAPEPGLSPERGVVHARLDQRAVVCSLEPVELAELARRGWRLRALRPLLRAPAQPTIQPRPGAYDDYVDLVEVDTLDGFVYELTEFATRYTYSAPVKDARDYLVDRLEGWGCSVEVESWLGEPAVSLDVDGQAVILGTRMSYAFYSTDGGATFSTYLPPEGNLDAPVDCAAFAPGTFHYAAGSAYHRSGDGGATWTDLDLSGLFEEGEVARTLTFADEERGYLAGSAGTVLTTTDGGASWSAVTPVDASIYDSRAAADDPDLVVLVGAYETILRSTDGGASWSEIDTDGSATLQGVDFNADGVGVAVGLGRILRTDDGGASWSAVTAPGVGPGTGLNDVVFHGTGKVSILGDLGTLYHSLDDGLNWERRELSTAGSLKCAAYDGGALWLAGQDGPLLSTDGGSTFSDLHGRLDDGCEVVWQNVIAERPGSVDPEWLVYLTAHYDSISTDSDPYVLAPGANDNGSGVAALLEAARVTAGVETERTLRWGLFTGEELGLRGSSYHVNNVVRAGDPVAGVLNVDMVVWSDPADEQEDLDLIHDEASTWLAGLLQRACDDYGAGMPGTLFIDQEFYRSDHAPFWIVGYQALLAIEDKHVPYPYYHTSRDDYETIQGCFGLTRQVTRAVVAAALSLAGGTGGWLGDLETAYAYPNPYRPTEHDHLRFVGLRPGCEVTLYDLSGAEVYTATATGTWLDWDGANTGGREVAPGVYLYVLRAPAGDVVRGKLTLIR; via the coding sequence TTGAAAAACAGAGCCTTGCCGAACCAGGTCCTGATAATCGTGGCGCTGGTTCTGTCGACGGCCCCCGCCGGGGCCGGTTACCTCTTGTCGGCCGATCCGGCGGCCGTCGAGGCGACCGGCGACGCCTCCTGGTTGGGGAGCTACGCCGGTCGGGAACTCTACCGCACCAGCGATCCCGTCGGGACTCTGGGCGAGCTGCCCGTCGACCTGACCGAGGTCTACCTGGCCGTCGCCCCGGAGCCCGGTCTGAGCCCCGAACGCGGCGTCGTCCACGCCCGCCTCGATCAGCGGGCCGTGGTCTGCAGCCTGGAGCCCGTCGAGCTGGCCGAGCTGGCGAGGCGGGGCTGGCGCCTGCGGGCCCTGCGGCCGCTGCTGCGGGCGCCCGCGCAGCCGACGATCCAGCCCCGGCCCGGTGCTTACGACGACTACGTCGACCTGGTGGAGGTCGATACGCTCGACGGTTTCGTCTACGAGTTGACCGAGTTCGCAACCCGTTACACCTACAGCGCTCCGGTCAAAGACGCCCGGGACTACCTGGTCGATCGGCTCGAGGGCTGGGGTTGCTCGGTCGAGGTCGAGAGCTGGCTGGGCGAGCCGGCGGTCAGTCTGGACGTCGACGGCCAGGCCGTCATCCTGGGCACGCGGATGAGCTACGCCTTCTACTCGACCGACGGCGGGGCGACCTTCTCCACCTACCTGCCCCCCGAGGGCAACCTCGACGCGCCGGTTGACTGCGCGGCTTTCGCTCCCGGAACCTTTCACTACGCCGCCGGGAGCGCCTACCACCGCAGCGGCGACGGCGGCGCCACCTGGACGGACCTGGATCTGTCCGGCCTCTTCGAGGAGGGCGAGGTCGCACGGACCCTGACCTTCGCCGACGAGGAGCGCGGCTACCTGGCGGGTTCCGCGGGCACGGTGCTGACCACCACGGACGGCGGCGCGAGCTGGAGCGCCGTCACGCCCGTCGATGCCTCGATTTACGACTCCCGGGCCGCCGCCGACGACCCCGACCTCGTCGTCCTCGTCGGTGCCTACGAGACGATCCTGCGCTCCACGGACGGCGGCGCGAGCTGGTCGGAAATCGACACCGACGGCTCCGCCACCCTGCAGGGCGTGGACTTCAACGCCGACGGCGTCGGCGTGGCCGTCGGGCTGGGACGGATCCTGCGCACCGACGACGGCGGCGCGAGCTGGAGCGCCGTCACGGCCCCCGGCGTCGGTCCCGGGACGGGGCTCAACGACGTCGTCTTCCACGGCACGGGCAAGGTCTCCATCCTCGGCGATCTGGGCACGCTCTACCACAGCCTGGACGACGGCCTCAACTGGGAGCGCCGCGAGCTGTCTACGGCCGGCTCGCTCAAATGCGCGGCCTACGACGGCGGCGCTCTCTGGCTGGCCGGCCAGGACGGCCCCCTGCTCTCCACGGACGGCGGCTCGACCTTCAGCGACCTCCACGGACGCCTGGACGACGGCTGCGAGGTCGTCTGGCAGAACGTCATCGCCGAGCGCCCCGGGAGCGTCGACCCCGAGTGGCTGGTCTACCTGACCGCCCACTACGACAGCATCAGCACCGATTCCGATCCCTACGTCCTGGCCCCCGGGGCCAACGACAACGGCAGCGGCGTCGCCGCCCTGCTCGAAGCCGCCCGGGTCACCGCCGGGGTCGAGACCGAGCGCACCCTGCGCTGGGGCTTGTTCACCGGCGAGGAGCTGGGCCTGCGCGGCAGCTCCTACCACGTCAACAACGTCGTCCGGGCGGGCGATCCCGTCGCCGGCGTCCTCAACGTCGATATGGTCGTCTGGAGCGACCCCGCCGACGAGCAAGAGGACCTGGACCTGATCCACGACGAAGCCAGCACCTGGCTGGCCGGGCTGCTGCAGCGGGCCTGCGACGACTACGGCGCCGGGATGCCCGGCACCCTGTTCATCGACCAGGAGTTCTACCGTTCCGACCACGCCCCCTTCTGGATCGTCGGCTACCAGGCCCTGCTGGCCATCGAAGACAAGCACGTCCCCTACCCTTACTACCACACCAGCCGGGACGACTACGAGACCATTCAGGGCTGCTTCGGACTGACCCGCCAGGTCACCCGGGCCGTCGTCGCCGCGGCGTTGAGCCTGGCCGGCGGCACGGGCGGCTGGCTCGGCGACCTGGAAACGGCCTACGCCTACCCCAACCCCTACCGTCCCACCGAGCACGATCACCTGCGCTTCGTCGGCCTGAGGCCGGGCTGCGAGGTGACACTCTACGATCTGAGCGGCGCCGAGGTCTACACGGCGACGGCGACGGGCACCTGGCTGGACTGGGACGGCGCCAACACCGGCGGCCGCGAGGTCGCCCCCGGCGTCTACCTCTACGTCCTGCGCGCTCCCGCCGGCGACGTCGTCCGGGGCAAGCTGACCCTGATCCGCTGA
- a CDS encoding glucose-6-phosphate isomerase (catalyzes the formation of D-fructose 6-phosphate from D-glucose 6-phosphate) translates to MLGIKLDLAPTDARLIGDAGLDFVQSKEWNSPRQELLSALTDPAPGYTSLPDQQVDGLLEFAAAVSSDLDDVLVLGIGGSGLGARMLNCAFIEPAPRRPTYPRLHVVDNVDPRRLYHLLAALDPQHTLVVVVTKSGSTAETMANYAVVRGWLEALLGDDCAAHLAVVTDPDNGDLRSIAESEDLASFAVPPDVGGRFSVLSPVGLLPAALTGLDVEGLLRGAAVMRRRTLEPDWRGNPALALALCLHAHHRAGRRIVSVMPYADGLRDFALWFGQLWAESLGKRADYGPTPQAALGATDQHSQIQLYTQGPADKVVWLLEVAEHNVEVEVPDKRYGYAALDYLAGTGLGELLAAERRGTTLGLVKAGTPSFVLTLPKLEEPELGALIYLCEAATSLTGRLAELDAYNQPGVEEGKKATYALLGRPGYEERRREDAELEANFAEDLVSLA, encoded by the coding sequence ATGCTCGGGATCAAACTCGACCTGGCCCCCACGGACGCCCGCCTGATCGGCGACGCCGGCCTGGACTTCGTTCAATCCAAGGAATGGAACTCCCCCCGGCAAGAGCTGCTGAGCGCCCTGACCGATCCGGCGCCGGGATACACTTCACTGCCCGATCAACAAGTCGACGGCCTGCTGGAGTTCGCCGCCGCCGTCAGCAGTGACCTCGACGACGTTCTCGTTCTGGGTATCGGCGGCTCGGGTCTGGGGGCGCGGATGCTCAACTGCGCCTTCATCGAACCGGCTCCCCGCCGGCCGACTTATCCCCGGCTCCACGTCGTCGACAACGTCGACCCCCGCCGACTCTACCACCTGCTGGCCGCCCTGGACCCTCAGCACACCCTCGTCGTCGTGGTGACCAAATCCGGCTCGACGGCGGAGACGATGGCCAACTACGCCGTGGTCCGCGGTTGGCTGGAAGCGCTGCTCGGCGACGACTGCGCCGCCCACTTGGCGGTGGTGACCGATCCGGACAACGGCGATCTGCGCTCCATCGCCGAGAGCGAGGACCTGGCGAGTTTCGCCGTGCCGCCCGACGTCGGCGGACGCTTCAGTGTGCTCAGCCCGGTGGGCCTGCTGCCGGCGGCCCTGACCGGCCTGGACGTCGAGGGCCTGCTGCGCGGCGCCGCGGTCATGCGGCGCCGGACCCTGGAGCCGGACTGGCGCGGCAACCCCGCCCTGGCCCTGGCCCTCTGTTTGCACGCCCATCACCGCGCAGGACGGCGGATCGTCAGTGTGATGCCCTACGCCGACGGTCTGCGCGACTTCGCCCTGTGGTTTGGCCAGCTGTGGGCCGAGAGCCTGGGCAAGCGCGCCGACTACGGTCCGACGCCCCAGGCCGCCCTCGGCGCCACCGATCAGCACTCGCAGATCCAGCTCTACACCCAGGGCCCGGCGGACAAGGTCGTCTGGCTGCTCGAGGTCGCCGAACACAACGTCGAGGTCGAGGTGCCCGACAAGCGCTACGGCTACGCCGCCCTCGACTACCTCGCCGGCACCGGACTGGGCGAGCTGCTGGCCGCCGAGCGCCGCGGCACCACCCTGGGCCTGGTCAAGGCGGGAACCCCGTCCTTTGTTCTGACGTTACCCAAATTGGAGGAGCCCGAGCTGGGCGCCCTGATCTACCTCTGCGAAGCAGCCACCAGCCTGACCGGCCGCCTGGCCGAACTCGACGCCTACAATCAACCAGGCGTCGAGGAGGGCAAGAAGGCGACCTACGCCCTGCTCGGCCGGCCGGGCTACGAAGAGCGCCGCCGCGAGGACGCCGAACTCGAAGCCAACTTCGCCGAGGATCTGGTCAGCCTTGCCTGA